The Bicyclus anynana chromosome 4, ilBicAnyn1.1, whole genome shotgun sequence genome window below encodes:
- the LOC112048945 gene encoding uncharacterized protein LOC112048945, producing MESNRSSGYFSDAFSPWGNQDSWPEFQATSEQAVVTDRPRSSRFEPTSVGVPFDAVREVGFDAVREEFQRNGVDSPYDPDAWADFNNNTGVRNMSPPATSWPAPGTSPNTLRQGRHYRRQSSGEDWMSSPDSQGRAEEVATYGITADQLRVLQSLPNEALDYLLSLMGEWRRLALEAARKPVEPVECRFCKKNGEEDAYWRSHRLRWRGKLVCPVLRRLVCSRCGAHGDAAHTLKYCPLASDEERLRSTSMMQSIRSRRAQLAPSRDVTSDYYVAASAPSALSDSASYRVHEPLAPQWQALIDRLINMPDYGR from the exons ATGGAGAGTAATCGATCGAGTGGCTATTTTTCGGACGCG TTCTCACCATGGGGAAACCAAGACTCTTGGCCAGAGTTCCAGGCTACCTCAGAACAAGCAGTCGTCACAGACAGGCCCAGGTCATCCAGATTTGAGC CAACGTCTGTCGGAGTACCCTTCGATGCTGTGAGGGAAGTAGGCTTCGACGCTGTGAGGGAGGAGTTCCAGAGGAACGGGGTCGACTCTCCCTATGACCCGGATGCTTGGGCAGATTTTAACAACAATACAG GAGTGCGTAACATGAGCCCGCCAGCTACGTCGTGGCCGGCTCCAGGAACTTCACCTAACACGCTTCGCCAGGGGAGACATTACAGGAGGCAAAGCTCTGGAGAGGATTGGATGTCGTCTCCAGACTCTCAAG GGCGGGCGGAGGAAGTGGCCACGTACGGGATAACTGCAGATCAGCTGCGCGTGCTGCAGTCGCTGCCCAACGAGGCGCTGGACTACTTGTTGAGTCTGATGGGCGAGTGGCGGCGCCTGGCGCTGGAAGCTGCGCGCAAGCCTGTAGAA CCGGTAGAGTGCCGCTTCTGCAAAAAGAATGGCGAGGAAGATGCCTACTGGCGCTCGCACCGGCTGCGCTGGAGAGGCAAGCTGGTTTGCCCGGTGCTGCGCCGCCTGGTGTGCAGCCGCTGCGGCGCGCACGGGGACGCCGCGCACACGCTCAAGTACTGCCCGCTCGCCTCTGACGAAG aacgCTTGAGATCGACATCTATGATGCAAAGCATTCGTTCCCGCCGCGCGCAGCTAGCGCCATCTCGTGACGTCACCAGCGACTACTACGTGGCCGCGTCCGCGCCGTCCGCCCTCAGCGACAGCGCCAGCTACAGAGTACACGAACCGCTCGCTCCGCAATGGCAAGCCCTAATTGATAGGCTGATCAATATGCCTGATTATGGCCGTTaa